The window GATTGCTAATTATTTCAAGAGAATTGCAGGGCGCACCGGTATGTCGAGGCAGGATTAGTTTCTTGCCGACCGGCGATCCTTCGTTGCCGGCCTTGCACCGGCTGTGGGCGGGTCGCGAGGGAAAACTTTTCTTTTGCCATTGTTCGGGAATGTGGTAATTAAAAACTGCCTTTCGAGGAAGACCAGGTTGGCCAAAGAACTGCGGTGTTTGGCTGTTTGGCGAGGGGCCGGCCATGTTTTGTGGTTTCCTCAGCCTTGGTTCAGGTATGGCTCTGCGCGCCGAGCGCAAGGTGAACGGGTGCTTCTCTTCACGCTCTCAAACTGATATGGAAAAAAAAACGGAAGAAGATTCCCCGACCATTCTGGTGGTCGATGACAACCCGGTCATAACCAAGATTCTTGAAGAGCTGTTGCTCCGTGCCGGCTATCGGGTGGTAGTTGTCACTGGAGGCGAGGAGGCCTTGCGGAGTCTGGATGCCCACAAGGTAGATCTCATTCTCCTTGATGTCGATATACCCGGCACATCGGGCTATACGGTTTGTAGAACTATTAAACAGAACCCCAGCACTGCCTATATTCCAGTAATCTTCGTAACTTCCCGAGGTGAGCGGGAGGATATCGTAAGCGGTTTTGAGGCGGGCGGTCAGGACTATATCATCAAACCGTTCACCCGTGCCGAACTGCTTGCCCGGGTGCAAACCCATATGACCCTGCGCAAGGTTCAGAAAGAACTCCAGGCAAGCGTTATCCGCTACCGCAACTTGTCCATCCTCGACGATCTCACCGGTTTTTACAATACCCGCTATCTGTATCAAACCCTGCAGGTCCAGCTGGAAAAGAAACAGAATCTTCCGCTTTCGGTGGTTTTTATCGATATTGACAGTTTTAAGAATGTTGTCGATACCCACGGCCACCTCAACGGCAGCAGCACCATCGCCGAACTGGCGGAGGTCATTATGCCGCTTTTGCCCGAGGGCTGTTATGGGGTGGCGTATGGCGGTGATGAGTTCGTTCTGGTTTTACCCAGGCATGGTCGTAGCGAAGGCGGCAGACTAGCCGAGCAGATCCGCGTGGCAATTGAACAGGAGAAGTTTTTGACGTTTTGCGATCTCAATGTGCATATCACCATCAGCAGCGGTATCGCCACCTATCCAGACGATGCTCAAACCCTCGACGACCTGCTGGCTGATGCCGATCATGCCCTATTTGAAGCGAAACGCTTAGGGAAAAACAAGGTGGTGAGTTTTTCCGAGATGGTGAAAATGGAACCAGCTTGAAGCTGGATTGGCGCTGCTTGTAGAGATTTTTCTACCCTGGCGGCAGCTTTTTGACTATCAGGAAAATAAGCCTGTGGTGTACACTGAGAGTGATCCGTACCGCAATGAATATGCGGGTCTGCTTCGATTGGTAAAGACATTTCCTTGGTTTTCCCGCTTTGTACGGTATTGAATTGAAAAGAAGAGTCTTTGTATGAATAGATTGGCAATCACCGTATTTTTGTTGTGCTGCAGCAATATCTTCATGACCTTTGCCTGGTATGGGCATCTCCGTAACCACGCGCATAAGCCGTGGATCATCGCGGCATTGATCAGCTGGGGGATTGCCCTGTTCGAGTATCTGTTACAGGTGCCCGCCAATCGAGTGGGACATGAGATTATGCCGGTGGGACAGTTGAAGATCCTCCAGGAGGTTATCACCCTCTTCGTGTTTGTACCTTTTTCGGTCTTTTACCTAAAAGAAAAACTATCCATGGATTATCTATGGGCCGGTTGCTGTCTGCTCGGTGCGGTTTTTTTCCTGTTTCGCAGCAAACTGTTTCCCGCCTAAGTGGATGAAACGATGTTGATCGACTGTGCTTTTCTATCACTGCTTTCTAGATTGTCTACGCGAGTATAGTGGCTGGTGCGGTAAAGTTTCGGGCGAGGGTGGAAATGATCGAAAAATCGCGAAAGGAGGGTGGTCGGGAGATCAGGATGGGCCGCATCGGTGATCGGCCGTATTGGGTTCTCAACCTGTCGATTTTGATCAGGGCTGTCCATCTGGTCGGGGCAGCTGTCGTACTTTCCTCCTTTTTGCTGGCTGGGGTAGTCCGGCCTCCCACTCATTACGCAGTGATTGCCTATGCCAGCGGAGTGGCGCTGTTGATCGCCGAAGGCATCAGGCACCGGCAGATTTATCGCGAATTGGCGGGGGTGTCGACTTTTGTCAAGTTGTTGCTTCTGGGTGCCGCGTACCATGGGCTTGTGCCGCCCCGGGAAACCTTGCTGTTGATTTTCATCCTCGCGTCGATTGCCGCGCATGCCCCGAAACAGGTGCGACACCGGCTTCTTCTGTAGGATTGGTAAAACGGCACTGTTGTAACATATTGTAAGTATATAGCAAGGGCATAGGTTTCATAAGTTTCGTTTGCGCAAACAAGCTGCTCAACTCAGTTTTATACTGGATAACCAAGAAGTTCTTTGTCGAACGTACCCTGAATGTCTTTATGAACAGCTTTTTAGCAAAAATAGCGCAACTTGATTCAATACGGGATGTCATTCTCCTCTCCCTTCATGGTGAACTGCTTTTTGGCAGTCAGGCCCAGTCTTCGCCCTTGGCTGAACAGGAGATTGCCCTGTGGCGGGCAATTATCAACGATCTGGACAATCCGCTATCGGTGGACTTCGTTTTCGACAAAGGCCGGTATTATCTGCATGCAACCGATCTTGGTTTTGTCATCGTCGGCATGCATCACGGCAAAGGTATAAAAAAGATCCGCACCGCCTGTGCGAATATGCAGGAAAAACTCGCCGATCCGAAAGTCAGAAAGAAAGTGTTGCTGAAGATGCTCGACGACAGTGACGAGAAAGTGAAGCCGCATATTGTTAACGCCCTTGTCCCCCTCGCCGATGAGGAAGTCGGTAAGATCCTTCTGCCGTATCTTCAAAAAGGTGGACAGTTCCAGCCGAGAGTATGGGAGAAATTGCTGCTTTCGCTCTGCAAGGTGCTTGGTCAGTGCGCATTCTACGAAGCCTTGCCGCCATTAAAGAAGGTGGTCCGGACCTATTCCGTCATTACTAACGGCGCTGGTGGGGTAATTGGAACCGCTGCCAAGCGGGCGGTGGAGCAGTTGGAGTCGGCCCGGGTGGAGGCAAGGAAAGCGGCGGAAAACACCTTGGGGATGCGTTTGCCGCAACTTGGCGAAAAAGCAATGAGGCCCGAGGCCGATGTATTGCCGCCGGGCGAGGTAGGGGCGACGGAGCAGCAGGTGGTGGAACTATTGGGGCAAGGACAAAAAGGGCAGGCGGTTGCCCTGGTTCTCCAGCTTGTCGTCAGCAACGCTAGGGCGAAACGGTTTCAAAAAGCGGAGCAGCTTCGTGATTGGCTTATGCAGATTGATCCCATGGCCCTGGTCGAAGGCATTCGCGCTGCCGAGATCATTGAACAGGAAAAAACTGCAGCCATTGATGCCGCATATTTAGTGACCTGGAAAGAACTCCTGGACATCCTGTCGCCGGAAGAATTTTCCGCCCTGTACCATTCAATGACCCGGAAAATCTATACCATGGGTGAGATGGTCGCAAAACAGGGCGAGTTTCTAACCACCTTGTTTTTCGTCAACAGCGGCAGCGTCCAGATCTATGCCATCAGTCAAGGGAGGGAGGTGCCCTTGCAAACTGTCGGGCCGGGGGAGGTCATAGGTGGGGAAATCCTCCTGGATGTCTCTGCCTGGACGGTCAATGCAGTCAGTAAGGTGGCCGATCTGTCACTCCTGAGCCTTGCCAGTCTTGGGCGACAGAAGGAGAGTTTCCCGGCCCTGTATTCGAAAATCCAGGACTTCTGCAGCAGATTTTCCTCCCCCAATGTCCTCTTCAGAAAAACCAACAAGACCCGCAGGAAGCATCCGGACCGGAAAAAGATATCCGGCAGGATAAGCATCGACCTGCTCGATAAACGGGGAAAAGAAACCGGAATGGCAATAAAGGGGGATCTCCTTGATCTCTCCAAAGGAGGGGTTGCCATCAGTTTACGTTTTTCTAAAAAGAAAAACGCCCTGGCCTTTTTTGGCAAGGCGATCAGACTGAGCATTGGTGCCGATGCCTCGGCTGCGCCTTTTGTTTGCAGGGGAAAGGTCATGGCGGTACGGTGCCATGACTTTATCGGCAACGACTATTCGCTGCATGTGGCTTTTGCAAAAGAACTGAGCAATACGGAGATCCTATTGGTCAGCGGCAAGCAGCGATAATCGCGGTTCAACAGCAAATTTTTGTGTTGGGCGGCACCGTCATTTTAATACTGGTGTAGTACCGGCTCCAGTGCGCAGGAGATCGATTATCTTGTCTTTTGGGCTGTTCGGCTGGACGTTGACAATGGTCGCCGGCTGCCGGGGCAGGAGGACGCGGTCGGTCTTTCCTCCGGTTGTGATGTATCCCACCCGAAATTCACCGAATTGTGAACCGGCCCCAAGTGCACTGAGCTGCAACAGGGCCATATTTAAGGCCGGTTCGTTATCGATGTCGGTGGGGCTGCAGCGTATCCCGGCCCCCTTCCCGAGGAGGTCAATGAGTTCCCTGTTCGGCCCGGCGTCTTCTTCATCCTCGTCAAGCCTCAGTTC of the Desulforhopalus sp. genome contains:
- a CDS encoding diguanylate cyclase — its product is MEKKTEEDSPTILVVDDNPVITKILEELLLRAGYRVVVVTGGEEALRSLDAHKVDLILLDVDIPGTSGYTVCRTIKQNPSTAYIPVIFVTSRGEREDIVSGFEAGGQDYIIKPFTRAELLARVQTHMTLRKVQKELQASVIRYRNLSILDDLTGFYNTRYLYQTLQVQLEKKQNLPLSVVFIDIDSFKNVVDTHGHLNGSSTIAELAEVIMPLLPEGCYGVAYGGDEFVLVLPRHGRSEGGRLAEQIRVAIEQEKFLTFCDLNVHITISSGIATYPDDAQTLDDLLADADHALFEAKRLGKNKVVSFSEMVKMEPA
- a CDS encoding DMT family protein encodes the protein MNRLAITVFLLCCSNIFMTFAWYGHLRNHAHKPWIIAALISWGIALFEYLLQVPANRVGHEIMPVGQLKILQEVITLFVFVPFSVFYLKEKLSMDYLWAGCCLLGAVFFLFRSKLFPA
- a CDS encoding cyclic nucleotide-binding domain-containing protein, with the translated sequence MNSFLAKIAQLDSIRDVILLSLHGELLFGSQAQSSPLAEQEIALWRAIINDLDNPLSVDFVFDKGRYYLHATDLGFVIVGMHHGKGIKKIRTACANMQEKLADPKVRKKVLLKMLDDSDEKVKPHIVNALVPLADEEVGKILLPYLQKGGQFQPRVWEKLLLSLCKVLGQCAFYEALPPLKKVVRTYSVITNGAGGVIGTAAKRAVEQLESARVEARKAAENTLGMRLPQLGEKAMRPEADVLPPGEVGATEQQVVELLGQGQKGQAVALVLQLVVSNARAKRFQKAEQLRDWLMQIDPMALVEGIRAAEIIEQEKTAAIDAAYLVTWKELLDILSPEEFSALYHSMTRKIYTMGEMVAKQGEFLTTLFFVNSGSVQIYAISQGREVPLQTVGPGEVIGGEILLDVSAWTVNAVSKVADLSLLSLASLGRQKESFPALYSKIQDFCSRFSSPNVLFRKTNKTRRKHPDRKKISGRISIDLLDKRGKETGMAIKGDLLDLSKGGVAISLRFSKKKNALAFFGKAIRLSIGADASAAPFVCRGKVMAVRCHDFIGNDYSLHVAFAKELSNTEILLVSGKQR